CCGAGCCGTGCCGCCAGTAGGCGCCGTCCCGCTGCTGCTCCAGCCAGGTGAGCAGCCACGGCTCGAGCGCATCGACCCGCCGCAGCCACTCCTCCCGCCAGCCGTCCCCCCACACCGCGGGCACCGGCGGGAGCGCGTTCATTGGCGTCATGTAGTGGCAGTAGTCGACCAGGTCCAGCCAGCGCAGCGTCCCGCCCATGTAATGGACGTCGTCGGTGTACCGGTCGTCCGTGGCGTAGATGGCGATGACCGCCTTGAGCGCCGCCGGCCGCTCGCCCGCGACCTGCAGCGCGTTGAACCCGCTGTACGACGTGCCGTACATGCCCACGTTCCCGTCGCACCACGGCTGCGCGCCCAGCCAGCCGATCACCTCGACGAGGTCCTGCTGCTCCTGCAACGGGTACTCGTCGGTCGCGATCCCGCCGGACGAGCCGGTCCCGCGCAGGTCCAACCGGCACACCGCGAAGTCGTGCTCGTCGGCCAGCCGCTGGTACTCCGGCCGGTAGGACGCCGTCAGGTCGTCTTTGCGGTACGGCAGCGCCTCGAGGATGCACGGTTGGGGACCGGCCGCGTCCGGCGGCAGGTAGAGGGAGGCCGCCAGCCGGGTGCCGTCGGCCAGCTCGATCCACACCTGCTGGGGCGCGGTCACCGGGCGGCCTCCGCCATCGCCCGCTGCCCGATCAGCTCGAGGTTGCGCTGCGCCAGCGCGGTGGCGGCGGCCCGCGGGCTCACCCCGTCCGCCTCAGCGCGGACGAGCAGCTCGGAGACCATGCCCCGTACCGACGAGCGGACCAGGGCGTAGGCGGCGTCCCGCTCCGGGGCGACGTCGCCGAACAGCGTCCACCACCACCAGGAGTTGGTGCCCGAGTTGGCCACGAAGTCGGGGACCACGACCACCCCGCGGTCGCGCAGCGCGACCTCGGCCGGCCCGGTGACTGGCACGTTGGCCCCCTCGACGATGAGGTCGGCGCGAACCCGGTGCACGTCGTGCAGGTCCACGGCGTAGGAGACCGCGGCCGGGACTAGGACCTCCGCATCGACATCCAGCCACGCCGTCCCCGGCAGCATGACGTCGTCCGCCCGCAGCGCACCCCGGTCGATCCGACCGAAGGCGTCCCGCCGGGCCAGCAACGTCTCGACGTCCAGCCCGCGCTCGTTGGCCACCACCCCGTCGGCGTCGGCCACCGCGACCACGCGCACGCCGGCCCGGCTCAGGAACCGCGCGGTGGCCCCGCCGATGGACCCGAAGCCCTGGACGACGGCCCGCACGCCGACCGGCGCCCGACCCTGGTGGTCCAACGTGGCCAGCACCGCCTCGGCGACCCCGCAGCCACCCACCAGCGCGTCCAGACCGACGCCGTCGTCGCGCACCGCGAAGCCCCTGGCCAGCTGGGCGAGCGCCTCCTCCACGTCGTCCAGCAGCGGCAGCACGGCCTCGATCGAGCTGCGCAGGCCCACCTCCGCCACCGCTCGGTCGAGGTCCTCCTGGCGCAGCCCGAGGTCCTCACC
This window of the Actinomycetes bacterium genome carries:
- a CDS encoding CocE/NonD family hydrolase, which produces MTAPQQVWIELADGTRLAASLYLPPDAAGPQPCILEALPYRKDDLTASYRPEYQRLADEHDFAVCRLDLRGTGSSGGIATDEYPLQEQQDLVEVIGWLGAQPWCDGNVGMYGTSYSGFNALQVAGERPAALKAVIAIYATDDRYTDDVHYMGGTLRWLDLVDYCHYMTPMNALPPVPAVWGDGWREEWLRRVDALEPWLLTWLEQQRDGAYWRHGS
- a CDS encoding Glu/Leu/Phe/Val dehydrogenase dimerization domain-containing protein yields the protein MTSQRDPHLQVTWTDEETGHRGYLVIDRLGRGLASGGLRMREGVTLQEVGDLARGMTLKEAVAYRPGGNYLPVGGGKGGIDCSPHDPAAYGLLVRYLRAMKPYLQQCWATGEDLGLRQEDLDRAVAEVGLRSSIEAVLPLLDDVEEALAQLARGFAVRDDGVGLDALVGGCGVAEAVLATLDHQGRAPVGVRAVVQGFGSIGGATARFLSRAGVRVVAVADADGVVANERGLDVETLLARRDAFGRIDRGALRADDVMLPGTAWLDVDAEVLVPAAVSYAVDLHDVHRVRADLIVEGANVPVTGPAEVALRDRGVVVVPDFVANSGTNSWWWWTLFGDVAPERDAAYALVRSSVRGMVSELLVRAEADGVSPRAAATALAQRNLELIGQRAMAEAAR